The following are from one region of the Aulosira sp. FACHB-615 genome:
- a CDS encoding GUN4 domain-containing protein, protein MSENFNQPREYDAVLGGKIPPPKDGVVLGGIAGVKRRLTSAVSVEEQVLAVAEALKYGEAGIRLVFEIINPESEKLQLTISSLLGQQALAKLQSSLDTEPPLISAVGANYSNLQKLLAAGKWQDADQETAAMMLQICDRTQQGCLDPTDIEKFPCADLNTIETLWQKSSNGRFGFAVQTYIWQKVGGTANPDWEAWCRFGKGVGWFSQGSWRYWNDLQFDLNANVGHLPRGGAFIGWGLGDFWTGCRTLSALAEKLARCNII, encoded by the coding sequence ATGTCAGAAAATTTCAATCAACCGCGAGAATATGATGCAGTTCTGGGTGGAAAAATACCACCGCCAAAAGATGGAGTGGTTTTAGGTGGTATTGCAGGTGTGAAACGGCGTTTGACTAGTGCAGTCTCGGTAGAAGAACAAGTTCTAGCTGTTGCGGAAGCGTTAAAATATGGTGAAGCGGGAATCAGGCTGGTGTTTGAAATTATCAATCCTGAATCTGAAAAACTGCAATTAACAATATCATCACTGCTGGGACAACAAGCATTAGCAAAATTACAATCCTCTTTAGACACCGAACCTCCCTTAATCTCTGCGGTTGGCGCAAACTACAGTAATTTACAAAAATTACTGGCTGCGGGAAAATGGCAAGATGCAGATCAAGAAACTGCCGCTATGATGCTGCAAATTTGTGATCGCACACAACAAGGATGTTTAGATCCCACCGACATTGAAAAATTTCCCTGTGCAGACTTAAACACCATTGAAACTCTCTGGCAAAAATCTAGCAATGGCCGCTTTGGCTTTGCAGTCCAAACTTATATTTGGCAAAAAGTTGGCGGTACAGCTAACCCTGACTGGGAAGCTTGGTGTCGCTTTGGTAAAGGTGTGGGATGGTTTTCTCAAGGTAGTTGGCGTTATTGGAACGATTTGCAATTTGATTTAAACGCTAATGTCGGACATTTACCCCGTGGTGGTGCATTTATCGGTTGGGGTTTAGGTGACTTTTGGACAGGTTGCAGAACCTTATCTGCACTTGCAGAGAAATTAGCCAGATGTAACATCATCTGA